In a single window of the Bacteroidota bacterium genome:
- a CDS encoding glycosyltransferase family 2 protein, translating into MSTIRLDIILPCYNPPSGWAAVLPQTVQHLEKVLGPDVEVCLILVDDGSKRGVGSLEIEGLHQQLTRFRYFSYHPNHGKGHALRAGVEASKGDFQIYTDIDFPYTDASFLAIFDTLVSGKADIAAGIRDAEYYTHVPAARRFISKVLRWMLKTFLRIKIQDTQCGLKGFNAKGKQLFLQTRIDRFLFDLEFIFLASSTPDLKIVPVEVELKPGVVFSKARIGILLRESLNFASIFWRGIRLRFQSRD; encoded by the coding sequence ATGTCCACAATCAGGCTCGATATCATATTGCCTTGCTACAATCCACCCAGCGGATGGGCTGCGGTTTTGCCACAAACAGTCCAGCATTTGGAGAAGGTTTTGGGGCCGGATGTAGAAGTGTGCTTGATCTTGGTCGACGATGGATCTAAGCGGGGAGTCGGAAGTCTTGAAATTGAAGGGCTTCACCAACAACTTACCCGGTTTCGCTATTTCTCCTACCATCCCAATCATGGGAAAGGCCATGCACTCAGGGCAGGCGTGGAGGCAAGCAAAGGTGACTTCCAAATCTATACAGACATTGACTTTCCCTATACAGATGCTTCGTTTTTGGCCATTTTCGATACCTTGGTCAGCGGAAAAGCCGATATCGCAGCCGGGATTCGTGATGCGGAATATTACACGCACGTACCTGCCGCTCGACGGTTCATTTCCAAAGTTTTAAGGTGGATGCTAAAAACCTTTCTGCGCATCAAGATTCAAGATACACAGTGTGGGCTCAAAGGTTTTAATGCGAAGGGGAAACAGCTTTTCCTTCAGACGCGGATTGACCGCTTTCTCTTCGATCTTGAGTTCATTTTCCTCGCCTCGAGTACTCCAGACCTGAAAATTGTACCTGTAGAGGTTGAATTGAAACCGGGGGTGGTTTTCTCAAAGGCAAGAATCGGCATTCTGCTGCGTGAATCGCTCAATTTTGCATCGATTTTTTGGCGTGGAATTCGGTTGCGTTTTCAATCCCGCGACTGA
- a CDS encoding tetratricopeptide repeat protein: MKKFLLIALLLGAFGFVQAQKNAQILELMTAAQRLRDANNEGAAIPKYEAVLKLDPGHYEALHSISLMYSRVGNRFTEADRAKKEEYFNKAKSYAEKAMVANPTDAEGQFVMGVAMGRMALISDAKGRVAASKDIKKYAEAAIRYNPNHAGAWDILGRWNIKVANLNFAEKAAANLLFGGVPEGASNENAIRCFNNALSYKPNYILYMYDLATAYYQIKNVTKAKELLNALIKLAPVTQDDPDVQKEAKMMLQTMK; the protein is encoded by the coding sequence ATGAAGAAATTTTTGCTGATAGCTTTATTATTGGGTGCATTTGGCTTCGTCCAAGCCCAAAAAAATGCGCAAATTCTTGAATTGATGACTGCCGCCCAGCGTTTGCGGGATGCCAACAATGAGGGGGCAGCGATTCCAAAGTACGAGGCGGTTCTCAAGCTTGATCCAGGTCATTATGAGGCTTTGCATTCGATCAGTCTGATGTACTCGCGTGTAGGAAACCGATTTACCGAGGCTGACCGTGCCAAAAAGGAAGAATACTTCAACAAGGCGAAGTCTTACGCTGAAAAAGCCATGGTTGCCAATCCAACTGATGCCGAAGGCCAATTTGTGATGGGCGTTGCCATGGGCAGAATGGCGCTGATTTCGGATGCCAAAGGCCGCGTTGCAGCCTCCAAGGATATCAAAAAGTATGCTGAAGCAGCGATCCGGTACAATCCCAATCATGCAGGTGCATGGGACATCTTGGGTCGTTGGAACATCAAAGTTGCCAACTTGAACTTTGCGGAGAAAGCAGCTGCCAACTTGCTTTTTGGCGGTGTGCCCGAGGGTGCGAGCAACGAAAACGCAATTCGCTGCTTTAATAACGCGCTGAGCTACAAACCCAACTACATCCTTTATATGTATGACTTGGCCACGGCGTATTATCAAATCAAAAATGTCACCAAGGCCAAGGAGTTGTTGAATGCACTCATCAAGCTTGCCCCTGTAACGCAGGATGATCCTGACGTGCAGAAGGAAGCAAAAATGATGCTTCAAACGATGAAGTAA
- a CDS encoding DUF481 domain-containing protein: MTKFVVLLTFWAALLAGVPVTAQVINTEQKRTIQDSDGWIGSVDVGFGLTKNTRTILQTNSRINAQYHKKRHTLLLLNDLSLLKVDSNSIQNSGFQHVRYAYQLRKYLIPEAFVQAQYNQVWKLDFRFLAGAGPRFQLLKNDSNRVFMGVLGMYEFEKVDGGLRYNRDFRVSAYLSMGFGLNKKLTFESITYFQPLIRMPRDFRLSSESSLRAAITKHLGFKTSFQLNFDSRPPDGLTRMFYSFQNGLTFKF, from the coding sequence ATGACGAAGTTCGTTGTTCTTCTCACGTTTTGGGCAGCATTGTTGGCTGGCGTTCCCGTGACCGCACAAGTCATCAACACAGAGCAAAAGCGCACGATCCAAGACTCCGATGGTTGGATCGGTTCCGTAGACGTTGGCTTTGGCCTGACAAAAAACACACGTACGATCCTGCAAACAAATTCGCGGATCAATGCGCAGTACCATAAAAAGCGGCATACGCTTCTGTTGCTCAATGACTTGAGCCTTTTGAAGGTCGACAGCAATTCGATCCAAAACAGCGGTTTTCAGCATGTGCGTTATGCCTATCAACTGCGAAAGTACCTGATCCCTGAGGCTTTCGTACAGGCCCAGTACAACCAGGTTTGGAAATTGGATTTCCGGTTTCTGGCAGGGGCGGGGCCGAGGTTCCAGCTCCTAAAAAATGATTCAAACCGCGTTTTTATGGGTGTTTTGGGCATGTATGAATTCGAAAAGGTCGATGGCGGATTGCGCTACAACCGCGATTTCAGAGTGAGTGCGTATTTAAGTATGGGCTTCGGGCTGAACAAAAAATTGACCTTTGAAAGTATCACCTATTTTCAGCCTTTGATTCGGATGCCAAGGGATTTCAGGTTGAGCAGCGAATCTTCCCTGCGCGCGGCCATTACCAAGCACCTCGGTTTCAAAACCAGTTTCCAGCTCAATTTTGATTCGCGTCCGCCAGACGGTCTCACACGGATGTTTTACAGCTTCCAGAATGGGCTGACGTTCAAGTTCTAG